The Microbulbifer sp. TB1203 nucleotide sequence GCTGACCGCCGTCCCGCCGTGGCTTCCAGTGATAATGGAAGCCGGCTTTTTCCTGTTTGCCGCGCTGCTGGTGGGCCGCAGGCTGCTGGCGATGCGGCAGTGGCGTAACCTGTTCGTGATCCCGGCACTGGTCGCGCTCGCCGTGTTATCCGCGTTGCACTGGTTGATGCCGGAGTGGCAGCGCCGGATAGGTGTACTGACACTGCTGCTGATCGTCAGTCTGATACTCGTATTTGGCGGTCGGGTCGTGCCCTTTTTTACCGCCAGGCGCTACCAGATGCGCCCGCGGGACAAGATTCCTGCGCTGGAGATCGGCACTCATATCTGTGCGCTTGCCCTGTTGCTGGTGGTGGCTTTCGACCTGCCTAGAGCCGCCTGGGGCCTGCTGGCACTGGCATTGGGAATTCTGCAGCTATTGCGCTGTAGCCGCTGGCATGTCTCTCGAATCTGGCGGGAGCCCCTGCTGTGGTCCCTGCACCTGAGTTACTGGATGGTTGTGATCGGATTGTTCATGGCTTCTCTGGCCTGGCCGGGGATCGCCCCCGCGCTCGAGAGTGGGGCCTTGCACGCCTTTGCCGTCGGGGGGATCGGCGGCATGATTCTGGCGATGATCAGCCGCGTGAGTCTCGGCCACAGTGGCCGGCAGTTGCGGGCACCCGGCGTAATGCCCCTGGCTTTTGCGGCGCTGCTGGTCGCGGCGCTGGCAAGGGTTCTCTGGGCGCCGGCAACGGTCGCCTATGTCCTGGCTGTCGCTGCGTGGATTCTGGGATACGGCCTGTTCCTGGCCTGCTATATGCCGATACTGACTGCTCCGCGAGCGGATGGACAGCCTGGCTGAAGAGGGAAATGCCAGGACACTTCGGTACCGCTGTTTTCGCCGCGACGATTACCTCGTTCTCCTCCTGGTTGCCGGATTGCTCCTGTATGACGAACATGATTGGCGCGTCCAGTGACGGCCAAGTCAGTTAAGTGGTGCGGAAGGCCAACATGAAAAAATACGGTGAATTTCTCAGTCCATATTTCCTGGGTGCCTACGGGGAAAACAGCGATATTCTGGAAAAATTCCTGATCGAATTTATACGCGACCATGTATTCTGGCGGCGAAACTTCCACCCGGAAGATGTTCCACCGATCAACCCACAGATGCAGAATAAGGTCAAGTATCGCGATGCCATCGCGCGCATGCAGTTCGAGCTACATCAGTTGGCGGCTCGCCTGAAAAAGTCGGTGCCTGTCTTCAATCCGCGTTACGTAGGCCACATGGTGTCGGAGACGCTGATGCCGGCACTGATTGCGCAGCAGGTGGCAACCTTCTACAACCCGAACAATGTGTCGGTGGATGCCGCAACCGTGACCATCGATATGGAATTGGAAGTGGGGCAGCAGTTTGCGCAGATGTTTGGTTTCAATACCGATGAAGAGCACTCTCCATGCGCTTGGGGTCACCTGACCAGTGGTGGCAGCAGTGCCAATTATGAGAGTCTGTGGAATTTTCGAGCAGTAAAATTCTATTCGCTGGCGCTCGCGCGCACCTGCCGCGATCTGCGCTTGGAGCTCGCACTCGAAGATCTGGGTTGCGATATGGCTGATATCGACGACTGGCGCCTGTTCAACCTCCCTATTGATCGGCAATTGGAACTGCGCACCAGCGCTCTGGCAATGATGCCGGACGCGAGCGGGCGGCGGAAATTACTCGATGCCATAGAGGAAAGGCGCATCGAAACTCTGGGGCCGGTTGAGTTTTTCCAGCGCATGGATCTCAAGCCACCGGTAATCCTCGCCCCGACCAGTGCCCACTACTCATGGAACAAGGCGGTCAGGATACTTGGCTTCGGCAGCCGGCAACTGATAAAAGTGCCGGTAGACGAACACATGCGCATGGATATACCTGCGCTGCAGCGGTTGCTGGAAAAACTGCGCAGTGACCAACGTCCGGTACTGGCAGTGATCGGCGTGCTCGGCACCACTGAATTCGGCACCATTGATCCGCTGGACCAACTGTTGGCGATGCGCGAGCAGTGGCGTACAGAAGGGCTTGATTTCTGTATTCATGTCGACGCCGCTTGGGGAGGCTACCTGACGGCGATTTTCCGCGACGAGCAGGGCGCTCTGCTGCCGCGCAATGAGGTGCGCAAACATTTCACCTATTTCCCGTCGGAGTCGGTGTACCGCAGTTTCACCGCGCTTTCCCAGGTGGACTCGATTACCGTCGATCCGCACAAGATGGGCTATCTGCCGTATGGCACAGGCGGTTTCGTCTGCCGGAACCGGGACGTCGCCAAGCTGCTGACCCAGAAGGCCGCCTACGTATTCGACGAGCAGGAAAGAGGGCCGGAACTCAATTTGAAGAATCTGGGCCAGTATGTGCTGGAGGGGTCCAAGCCCGGCGCCAATGCCGCGGCGGCCTATGTGGCACACCGGGTTTTGCCGCTGGATGCCGCGCATTTCGGTCGCCTGATGGGGCACACGATACAGGCGTCGGAGCATCTGTACGACCACCTCCTCGCGCTCGCACAGGAGCTGAAAGATCAGGTGCACTTGATACTCCCCTTTGAACCGGATACCAATCTGATCTGCATTGCGCTCAATCCCTGCGGTAACAACAACCCAGTGCGACAGAATGCGTTCACCCGGCGGGTGTTCGAACACCTGAAAGTGGACCCGAACAAGCCGATACAGACCAAGGAGTTCGTAGGATCATTCACTTCGTTGTTCCGGCAAAATCTGAGCGAAGAGGTGGCACTGCGCCTGGCGGAAAACCTGGGACTGGATAGTGGTGCCTTCTGCAGCGAGGTGACGGACCCGCAGCGCCAGTCGGACAGCATGTTCGTGTTGCGCCATACCATCATGAATCCCTGGGGTATGGCCAGCAGCAACGGGCAAACTTATCTGGAAAAATACTGTGCGTTCTTGTGCAAGGTACTGCTGGAGGAGCTGCAGCGAAGCGAGTGGTGGTTTTGATCAGGCTGGATTTTTTGGGATTTATATCCGGTTCTCAGGCGGCCGCTTTGCAAGGACTGTGCTTTCGTTTGCCTGCGACAACGATGCCGGCTATTCGGGGCTC carries:
- a CDS encoding NnrS family protein, whose protein sequence is MQILDRERETALAPLWRMPFRPLFLAAAAWSCICLSLWLAVLLGIELPALRAGFAWHVHEMLFGFAGAVVVGFITTASQNWTGLRAPSGAPLVVMSGLWLLARLGYGLTAVPPWLPVIMEAGFFLFAALLVGRRLLAMRQWRNLFVIPALVALAVLSALHWLMPEWQRRIGVLTLLLIVSLILVFGGRVVPFFTARRYQMRPRDKIPALEIGTHICALALLLVVAFDLPRAAWGLLALALGILQLLRCSRWHVSRIWREPLLWSLHLSYWMVVIGLFMASLAWPGIAPALESGALHAFAVGGIGGMILAMISRVSLGHSGRQLRAPGVMPLAFAALLVAALARVLWAPATVAYVLAVAAWILGYGLFLACYMPILTAPRADGQPG
- a CDS encoding pyridoxal-dependent decarboxylase encodes the protein MKKYGEFLSPYFLGAYGENSDILEKFLIEFIRDHVFWRRNFHPEDVPPINPQMQNKVKYRDAIARMQFELHQLAARLKKSVPVFNPRYVGHMVSETLMPALIAQQVATFYNPNNVSVDAATVTIDMELEVGQQFAQMFGFNTDEEHSPCAWGHLTSGGSSANYESLWNFRAVKFYSLALARTCRDLRLELALEDLGCDMADIDDWRLFNLPIDRQLELRTSALAMMPDASGRRKLLDAIEERRIETLGPVEFFQRMDLKPPVILAPTSAHYSWNKAVRILGFGSRQLIKVPVDEHMRMDIPALQRLLEKLRSDQRPVLAVIGVLGTTEFGTIDPLDQLLAMREQWRTEGLDFCIHVDAAWGGYLTAIFRDEQGALLPRNEVRKHFTYFPSESVYRSFTALSQVDSITVDPHKMGYLPYGTGGFVCRNRDVAKLLTQKAAYVFDEQERGPELNLKNLGQYVLEGSKPGANAAAAYVAHRVLPLDAAHFGRLMGHTIQASEHLYDHLLALAQELKDQVHLILPFEPDTNLICIALNPCGNNNPVRQNAFTRRVFEHLKVDPNKPIQTKEFVGSFTSLFRQNLSEEVALRLAENLGLDSGAFCSEVTDPQRQSDSMFVLRHTIMNPWGMASSNGQTYLEKYCAFLCKVLLEELQRSEWWF